One genomic window of Notamacropus eugenii isolate mMacEug1 chromosome 6, mMacEug1.pri_v2, whole genome shotgun sequence includes the following:
- the IL1R2 gene encoding interleukin-1 receptor type 2 isoform X4, whose amino-acid sequence MQNHRFLGTGSQLSVSCLQKLFGFLFFFCVLAGNVSASKIQPKKSTENCQYLGDYFKRFEVEGEPVVLNSPFTKFHNRVLFSLHYNLSWHKNDSEETVLGTSKSGRTWVKEDALWILPALPEDTGTYICTFRNESYCATMSVELKVFKETELSLQHISYGQVLRTSVSGYLVCPAIHNFIQDKNSMEIKWYKDSVLLDQNNKKFSVWKGSTRCFIHNVSLDNSGHYTCQLPFVYEGVKYNITRHIKLRVIKKKEETVPVIIGPNKTIWTSLGSKLIIPCKVFFGLGSRSTMLLWWTANKTFVHDLYKEGRVKVGEHHEYTENNKSYIEVPLIFNSVEKKDLNTEFICTASNRLGYQTLQARVKEGSHSC is encoded by the exons ATTTCTAGGTACTGGATCTCAGCTTTCAGTTTCCTGCCTCCAGAAGTTATTtggatttctcttctttttctgtgtaTTGGCAGGAAATGTTTCTGCTTCCAAAATTCAGCCCAAGAAAAGCACag AAAACTGCCAGTATCTTGgggattattttaaaagatttgaggtagaaggagaacctgTCGTCCTGAACAGCCCTTTCACAAAGTTCCACAACAGGGTCCTCTTCAGTCTCCACTACAACCTGTCATGGCATAAAAATGATTCCGAGGAGACTGTTCTAGGAACCAGCAAATCAGGCAGAACATGGGTGAAGGAAGATGCTCTCTGGATTTTGCCAGCATTACCAGAAGACACAGGAACTTACATTTGTACTTTTAG GAATGAATCTTATTGTGCCACAATGTCTGTTGAGTTAAAGGTCTTCAAGGAGACAGAACTATCTTTGCAACACATTTCGTATGGCCAAGTTCTAAGGACTTCAGTTTCTGGATATCTAGTGTGCCCTGCAATACATAATTTTATCCAAGACAAAAATAGCATGGAGATAAAGTGGTATAAG GATTCAGTTCTTTTGGACCAAAACAACAAGAAGTTTTCAGTTTGGAAAGGATCCACTCGCTGCTTTATACACAATGTATCCTTGGACAACTCTGGTCACTACACCTGTCAACTACCTTTTGTCTATGAAGGTGTGAAGTATAACATCACCAGGCACATTAAACTACGTGTCATTA aaaaaaaggaggagactGTACCAGTGATAATTGGGCCTAATAAGACTATATGGACTTCTCTTG GTTCAAAACTGATAATTCCCTGCAAAGTATTTTTTGGCTTGGGCTCAAGGTCTACAATGCTTTTGTGGTGGACAGCAAATAAAACTTTCGTGCATGATCTCTACAAAGAAGGACGAGTTAAAGTGGGAGAGCACCA TGAATATACAGAAAACAATAAGAGCTATATTGAAGTGCCTCTGATATTTAATTCGGTggaaaagaaggatttgaacacagaattTATATGTACTGCCAGTAACAGATTGGGATACCAGACCTTGCAAGCAAGAGTGAAAGAAG
- the IL1R2 gene encoding interleukin-1 receptor type 2 isoform X2 — MQNHRFLGTGSQLSVSCLQKLFGFLFFFCVLAGNVSASKIQPKKSTENCQYLGDYFKRFEVEGEPVVLNSPFTKFHNRVLFSLHYNLSWHKNDSEETVLGTSKSGRTWVKEDALWILPALPEDTGTYICTFRNESYCATMSVELKVFKETELSLQHISYGQVLRTSVSGYLVCPAIHNFIQDKNSMEIKWYKDSVLLDQNNKKFSVWKGSTRCFIHNVSLDNSGHYTCQLPFVYEGVKYNITRHIKLRVIKKKEETVPVIIGPNKTIWTSLGSKLIIPCKVFFGLGSRSTMLLWWTANKTFVHDLYKEGRVKVGEHHEYTENNKSYIEVPLIFNSVEKKDLNTEFICTASNRLGYQTLQARVKEATLILCNSFDHSDSLYGLEEGPNQR; from the exons ATTTCTAGGTACTGGATCTCAGCTTTCAGTTTCCTGCCTCCAGAAGTTATTtggatttctcttctttttctgtgtaTTGGCAGGAAATGTTTCTGCTTCCAAAATTCAGCCCAAGAAAAGCACag AAAACTGCCAGTATCTTGgggattattttaaaagatttgaggtagaaggagaacctgTCGTCCTGAACAGCCCTTTCACAAAGTTCCACAACAGGGTCCTCTTCAGTCTCCACTACAACCTGTCATGGCATAAAAATGATTCCGAGGAGACTGTTCTAGGAACCAGCAAATCAGGCAGAACATGGGTGAAGGAAGATGCTCTCTGGATTTTGCCAGCATTACCAGAAGACACAGGAACTTACATTTGTACTTTTAG GAATGAATCTTATTGTGCCACAATGTCTGTTGAGTTAAAGGTCTTCAAGGAGACAGAACTATCTTTGCAACACATTTCGTATGGCCAAGTTCTAAGGACTTCAGTTTCTGGATATCTAGTGTGCCCTGCAATACATAATTTTATCCAAGACAAAAATAGCATGGAGATAAAGTGGTATAAG GATTCAGTTCTTTTGGACCAAAACAACAAGAAGTTTTCAGTTTGGAAAGGATCCACTCGCTGCTTTATACACAATGTATCCTTGGACAACTCTGGTCACTACACCTGTCAACTACCTTTTGTCTATGAAGGTGTGAAGTATAACATCACCAGGCACATTAAACTACGTGTCATTA aaaaaaaggaggagactGTACCAGTGATAATTGGGCCTAATAAGACTATATGGACTTCTCTTG GTTCAAAACTGATAATTCCCTGCAAAGTATTTTTTGGCTTGGGCTCAAGGTCTACAATGCTTTTGTGGTGGACAGCAAATAAAACTTTCGTGCATGATCTCTACAAAGAAGGACGAGTTAAAGTGGGAGAGCACCA TGAATATACAGAAAACAATAAGAGCTATATTGAAGTGCCTCTGATATTTAATTCGGTggaaaagaaggatttgaacacagaattTATATGTACTGCCAGTAACAGATTGGGATACCAGACCTTGCAAGCAAGAGTGAAAGAAG
- the IL1R2 gene encoding interleukin-1 receptor type 2 isoform X5, with the protein MQNHRFLGTGSQLSVSCLQKLFGFLFFFCVLAGNVSASKIQPKKSTENCQYLGDYFKRFEVEGEPVVLNSPFTKFHNRVLFSLHYNLSWHKNDSEETVLGTSKSGRTWVKEDALWILPALPEDTGTYICTFRNESYCATMSVELKVFKETELSLQHISYGQVLRTSVSGYLVCPAIHNFIQDKNSMEIKWYKDSVLLDQNNKKFSVWKGSTRCFIHNVSLDNSGHYTCQLPFVYEGVKYNITRHIKLRVIKKKEETVPVIIGPNKTIWTSLGSKLIIPCKVFFGLGSRSTMLLWWTANKTFVHDLYKEGRVKVGEHHEYTENNKSYIEVPLIFNSVEKKDLNTEFICTASNRLGYQTLQARVKEVFQVL; encoded by the exons ATTTCTAGGTACTGGATCTCAGCTTTCAGTTTCCTGCCTCCAGAAGTTATTtggatttctcttctttttctgtgtaTTGGCAGGAAATGTTTCTGCTTCCAAAATTCAGCCCAAGAAAAGCACag AAAACTGCCAGTATCTTGgggattattttaaaagatttgaggtagaaggagaacctgTCGTCCTGAACAGCCCTTTCACAAAGTTCCACAACAGGGTCCTCTTCAGTCTCCACTACAACCTGTCATGGCATAAAAATGATTCCGAGGAGACTGTTCTAGGAACCAGCAAATCAGGCAGAACATGGGTGAAGGAAGATGCTCTCTGGATTTTGCCAGCATTACCAGAAGACACAGGAACTTACATTTGTACTTTTAG GAATGAATCTTATTGTGCCACAATGTCTGTTGAGTTAAAGGTCTTCAAGGAGACAGAACTATCTTTGCAACACATTTCGTATGGCCAAGTTCTAAGGACTTCAGTTTCTGGATATCTAGTGTGCCCTGCAATACATAATTTTATCCAAGACAAAAATAGCATGGAGATAAAGTGGTATAAG GATTCAGTTCTTTTGGACCAAAACAACAAGAAGTTTTCAGTTTGGAAAGGATCCACTCGCTGCTTTATACACAATGTATCCTTGGACAACTCTGGTCACTACACCTGTCAACTACCTTTTGTCTATGAAGGTGTGAAGTATAACATCACCAGGCACATTAAACTACGTGTCATTA aaaaaaaggaggagactGTACCAGTGATAATTGGGCCTAATAAGACTATATGGACTTCTCTTG GTTCAAAACTGATAATTCCCTGCAAAGTATTTTTTGGCTTGGGCTCAAGGTCTACAATGCTTTTGTGGTGGACAGCAAATAAAACTTTCGTGCATGATCTCTACAAAGAAGGACGAGTTAAAGTGGGAGAGCACCA TGAATATACAGAAAACAATAAGAGCTATATTGAAGTGCCTCTGATATTTAATTCGGTggaaaagaaggatttgaacacagaattTATATGTACTGCCAGTAACAGATTGGGATACCAGACCTTGCAAGCAAGAGTGAAAGAAG
- the IL1R2 gene encoding interleukin-1 receptor type 2 isoform X3, which translates to MQNHRFLGTGSQLSVSCLQKLFGFLFFFCVLAGNVSASKIQPKKSTENCQYLGDYFKRFEVEGEPVVLNSPFTKFHNRVLFSLHYNLSWHKNDSEETVLGTSKSGRTWVKEDALWILPALPEDTGTYICTFRNESYCATMSVELKVFKETELSLQHISYGQVLRTSVSGYLVCPAIHNFIQDKNSMEIKWYKDSVLLDQNNKKFSVWKGSTRCFIHNVSLDNSGHYTCQLPFVYEGVKYNITRHIKLRVIKKKEETVPVIIGPNKTIWTSLGSKLIIPCKVFFGLGSRSTMLLWWTANKTFVHDLYKEGRVKVGEHHEYTENNKSYIEVPLIFNSVEKKDLNTEFICTASNRLGYQTLQARVKEEPPRTRRYLYTK; encoded by the exons ATTTCTAGGTACTGGATCTCAGCTTTCAGTTTCCTGCCTCCAGAAGTTATTtggatttctcttctttttctgtgtaTTGGCAGGAAATGTTTCTGCTTCCAAAATTCAGCCCAAGAAAAGCACag AAAACTGCCAGTATCTTGgggattattttaaaagatttgaggtagaaggagaacctgTCGTCCTGAACAGCCCTTTCACAAAGTTCCACAACAGGGTCCTCTTCAGTCTCCACTACAACCTGTCATGGCATAAAAATGATTCCGAGGAGACTGTTCTAGGAACCAGCAAATCAGGCAGAACATGGGTGAAGGAAGATGCTCTCTGGATTTTGCCAGCATTACCAGAAGACACAGGAACTTACATTTGTACTTTTAG GAATGAATCTTATTGTGCCACAATGTCTGTTGAGTTAAAGGTCTTCAAGGAGACAGAACTATCTTTGCAACACATTTCGTATGGCCAAGTTCTAAGGACTTCAGTTTCTGGATATCTAGTGTGCCCTGCAATACATAATTTTATCCAAGACAAAAATAGCATGGAGATAAAGTGGTATAAG GATTCAGTTCTTTTGGACCAAAACAACAAGAAGTTTTCAGTTTGGAAAGGATCCACTCGCTGCTTTATACACAATGTATCCTTGGACAACTCTGGTCACTACACCTGTCAACTACCTTTTGTCTATGAAGGTGTGAAGTATAACATCACCAGGCACATTAAACTACGTGTCATTA aaaaaaaggaggagactGTACCAGTGATAATTGGGCCTAATAAGACTATATGGACTTCTCTTG GTTCAAAACTGATAATTCCCTGCAAAGTATTTTTTGGCTTGGGCTCAAGGTCTACAATGCTTTTGTGGTGGACAGCAAATAAAACTTTCGTGCATGATCTCTACAAAGAAGGACGAGTTAAAGTGGGAGAGCACCA TGAATATACAGAAAACAATAAGAGCTATATTGAAGTGCCTCTGATATTTAATTCGGTggaaaagaaggatttgaacacagaattTATATGTACTGCCAGTAACAGATTGGGATACCAGACCTTGCAAGCAAGAGTGAAAGAAG